In Gymnogyps californianus isolate 813 chromosome 1, ASM1813914v2, whole genome shotgun sequence, the following are encoded in one genomic region:
- the SH3BP1 gene encoding LOW QUALITY PROTEIN: SH3 domain-binding protein 1 (The sequence of the model RefSeq protein was modified relative to this genomic sequence to represent the inferred CDS: inserted 1 base in 1 codon), whose amino-acid sequence MMKRQFNRMRQQLSHPNITSRAQEATELLPEDLLQIEQRIEPAKRAAHSVSKRLQACLQGQCGSEMDKRVKKLPLMALSTTMAESFKELDTESSLGKALEMGCCIQSSLAKILAEFEIALERDVLQPLNKLSEEELPIILKRKKTLQKLISDWNTIKSRLNQAAKSSGNSTGAGTGPGVSSAANKLEILKEEEEEVKRKVEQCKDEYMADLYHFSTKEDSYASYFIRLLEIQAQYHRQSLGSLDSALAELKESHSQTEPSFTADSPVAGYYGVPLEKHLKSLGREIALPIEACVMMLLASGMREEGLFRLAAGASVLRKLKSSLASGSNALEEFYSDPHAVAGALKSYLRELPQPLMTFELYNEWVKVASLKDVDGRIQRLRDTCSRLPQDSYNNLRYLIKFLAKLAEHQEVNKMTPSNIAIVLGPNLLWSQQSTGNPMQLDLASVSSIQVVGVVEALIQNADTLFPGEVDFNVSGMFTPPANGGLDEAAPVEELTPEPPPASTPTLPDGEATLRDPEAMSQPAPPAVTRQSPEAAGPPAPMMTEDTTCKGKRPAPARPMMPPPPVAQPRSTAPAPAAPEQAASPKARPRRMVGAPSRAPTVPPPXPPQPARRHSREAPPSPRPPTGEADTAAAMDCAPGATDERQPLPAGGRSPLATSPPAGQPTEN is encoded by the exons ATGATGAAGAGGCAGTTTAATCGGATGCGGCAGCAGCTGTCCCATCCCAACATCACCAGCCG agccCAAGAAGCAACTGAGCTCCTGCCGGAAGATTTGCTGCAG ATCGAGCAGAGGATCGAGCCGGCCAAGCGAGCAGCCCACAGCGTGTCCAAGAGGCTCCAAGCCTGCCTGCAGGGGCAATGCGGCTCCGAGATGGACAAGCGAGTG AAGAAGCTGCCCTTGATGGCTCTGTCCACAACAATGGCTGAGAGCTTCAAGGAACTGGACACAGAGTCCAGCCTCGG GAAAGCCCTGGAGATGGGCTGCTGCATACAGAGCTCGCTGGCCAAAATCCTGGCCGAGTTTGAGATCGCCCTGGAGCGCGATGTCCTGCAGCCACTCAACAAGCTCAGCGAG gAGGAGCTTCCCATCATCCTGAAGCGCAAGAAGACCCTCCAGAAGTTGATTTCTGACTGGAACACAATCAAGAGCCG GCTCAACCAAGCTGCCAAGAGCTCCGGTAACAGCACTGGCGCTGGCACTGGCCCAGGGGTGTCTTCTGCTGCCAACAAACTGGAGATCttgaaagaagaggaggaggaggtgaagaGGAAGGTGGAGCAGTGCAAG GACGAGTACATGGCTGACCTCTACCACTTCTCCACCAAAGAGGACAGCTATGCCAGCTACTTCATCAGA CTGCTGGAAATCCAAGCCCAGTACCACCGGCAGTCCCTAGGATCACTGGACTCGGCTctggcagagctgaaggaaaGCCACAGCCAGACAG AGCCCTCCTTCACTGCAGACAGCCCGGTGGCAGGGTACTACGGCGTGCCCCTAGAGAAGCACCTCAAGAGCCTGGGCCGGGAGATCGCGCTGCCCATCGAAGCCTGTGTCATGATGCTGCTGGCCTCTGGCATGAGGGAGGAG GGACTCTTCCGGCTGGCAGCGGGTGCCTCGGTGCTGAGGAAGCTGAAGAGCAGCTTGGCCAGCGGCTCCAACGCCCTGGAGGAGTTTTACTCGGACCCCCACGCCGTGGCCG gtGCACTGAAATCCTACCTGAGGGAGCTGCCCCAGCCTTTGATGACCTTCGAGCTCTACAACGAATGGGTCAAAGTGGCCAG CTTAAAGGACGTTGACGGCCGCATACAGAGACTGCGAGACACCTGCAGCCGCCTGCCCCAGGACAGCTACAACAATCTGAG GTATCTGATCAAATTTTTGGCCAAGCTGGCGGAACACCAGGAGGTGAATAAAATGACCCCCAGCAACATCGCCATTGTGCTGGGCCCCAACCTGCTGTGGTCGCAGCAGAGCACAGG CAACCCCATGCAACTGGACTTGGCCTCGGTCTCCTCCATCCAGGTGGTGGGCGTGGTGGAAGCCCTCATCCAGAACGCAGACACCCTCTTCCCCGGAG AGGTAGATTTCAATGTCTCGGGCATGTTCACGCCGCCCGCAAACGGTGGACTTGACGAGGCTGCCCCGGTGGAAGAGCTGACCCCCGAGCCCCCTCCAGCCAGCACCCCCACTCTGCCGGATGGAGAGGC CACCTTGAGGGACCCTGAGGCCATGTCCCAGCCAGCACCCCCAGCGGTGACCAGACAGTCTCCCGAAGCTGCGGGGCCACCGGCCCCAATGATGACTGAGGACACCACCTGCAAAG GCAAACGCCCGGCTCCAGCCCGACCCATGATGCCGCCACCGCCCGTGGCCCAGCCCCGGAGCACGGCTCCTGCCCCGGCGGCCCCCgagcaggcagccagccccaAAGCCCGGCCGCGACGGATGGTCGGGGCGCCCAGCCGAGCCCCCACCGTCCCACCAC CTCCCCCCCAGCCAGCACGCCGCCACAGCCGAGAAGCCCCACCGTCCCCCAGGCCTCCCACCGGCGAGGCCGACACAGCAGCTGCCATGGACTGTGCCCCGGGAGCCACGGATGAGAGACAGCCGCTGCCTGCGGGAGGAAGGAGCCCCCTGGCCACATCGCCACCAGCAGGACAGCCCACGGAGAACTGA